In one Corallococcus sp. EGB genomic region, the following are encoded:
- the surE gene encoding 5'/3'-nucleotidase SurE, with protein MSTSRPRILVSNDDGYFSEGLQTLVEAVSPLGEVWVVAPDREQSAASHAISLHRPLRIKEVRERWFAVDGTPTDCSYLAVNHLLKDNRPQLMVSGINHGANLADDVTYSGTVAAAMEAAFLGVPAIAFSLVTRGPFDFGPAGRFARALVTEALARPLPPRMLLNVNIPGGVEPDGYVITRQGRHSYGYNVVEKEDPRGRKYYWIGGTEYAHEDIPGSDCNAVFDEKRVSVTPLHFEMTDHGRIPELSGWNLQGFTRHGSGGGA; from the coding sequence GTGAGCACTTCGCGTCCCCGCATCCTCGTCTCCAACGACGACGGCTACTTCTCCGAGGGGTTGCAGACGCTGGTGGAGGCGGTCAGCCCGCTGGGCGAGGTGTGGGTGGTGGCGCCTGACCGCGAGCAGAGCGCCGCCTCCCATGCCATCAGCCTGCACCGGCCGCTGCGCATCAAGGAGGTGCGCGAGCGGTGGTTCGCCGTGGACGGCACCCCCACGGATTGCTCGTATTTGGCGGTGAACCACCTGCTGAAGGACAATCGTCCCCAGCTCATGGTCTCCGGCATCAATCACGGCGCGAACCTGGCGGACGACGTCACGTACTCCGGGACGGTGGCGGCGGCCATGGAGGCGGCGTTCCTGGGCGTCCCGGCCATCGCGTTCAGCCTGGTGACGCGGGGGCCGTTCGACTTCGGGCCGGCGGGCCGCTTCGCGCGGGCGCTGGTGACGGAGGCGCTGGCCCGGCCCCTGCCGCCGAGGATGCTCCTCAACGTGAACATCCCGGGGGGCGTGGAGCCGGACGGCTACGTCATCACCCGGCAGGGGCGGCACTCCTACGGCTACAACGTCGTGGAGAAGGAGGACCCGCGCGGCCGCAAGTACTACTGGATTGGCGGCACGGAGTACGCGCACGAGGACATCCCGGGCAGCGACTGCAACGCCGTCTTCGACGAGAAGCGCGTGTCGGTGACGCCGCTGCACTTCGAGATGACCGACCACGGTCGCATCCCCGAGCTCTCGGGGTGGAACCTGCAGGGCTTCACGCGGCATGGTTCGGGCGGCGGTGCCTGA
- a CDS encoding acyl--CoA ligase translates to MERMETLEALLARGRTEDVALAAPGRQGMSHGALRELTARIREQLNAWGLGQGDRVALVLPNGPEMAAAFLAVASAATTAPLNPAYRAEELAFYLDDLQARALIVLEGTEAPAREVARARGIPLIELSPTVDGPAGHFTLKTAQPPSRQAHRPGTAHADDVALVLHTSGTTARPKQVPLTHANLSASAKHIGAQLDLGPTDACLNIMPLFHIHGLVAAVLSSLGAGGRVVCSPGFNALRFFTWFEEVRPTWYTAVPTMHQALLERARRNADSLKGHRLRFIRSSSASLPPQVMEELERVFGVPVIESYGMTEAAHQMASNPLPPRPRYAGSVGLAAGPEVAIMDDAGTLLPPGTPGEVVIRGPNVMSGYVNNPEANSRAFTHGWFRTGDQGTLDAQGYLRLTGRLKELINRGGEKLSPLEVDTVLLDHPAVQQAVTFALPHPKLGEEVAAAVIPREGHQPTERELRDFVAARVADFKVPRRIVFLTELPKGPTGKVQRIGLAARLGLTS, encoded by the coding sequence ATGGAGCGCATGGAGACCCTCGAAGCGCTGCTCGCTCGCGGACGGACGGAGGACGTAGCGCTCGCTGCGCCCGGCAGGCAGGGCATGAGCCACGGCGCGCTGCGGGAGCTCACCGCGCGGATCCGCGAGCAGTTGAACGCGTGGGGCCTGGGCCAGGGGGACCGCGTCGCGCTGGTGCTCCCCAACGGCCCGGAGATGGCGGCAGCGTTCCTCGCCGTGGCCAGCGCCGCGACGACCGCGCCGCTCAATCCCGCCTACCGCGCGGAGGAGCTCGCGTTCTACCTGGACGACCTTCAGGCCCGAGCGCTCATCGTGCTCGAAGGAACGGAGGCGCCGGCCCGCGAGGTCGCGCGCGCACGCGGCATCCCGCTCATCGAGCTGAGTCCGACGGTGGATGGGCCGGCGGGGCACTTCACCCTCAAGACGGCACAGCCGCCATCGCGCCAGGCGCACCGGCCGGGCACCGCCCACGCGGACGACGTCGCACTGGTGCTGCACACGTCGGGCACGACCGCGCGGCCCAAGCAGGTGCCGCTGACGCACGCGAACCTCAGCGCCTCCGCGAAACACATCGGCGCGCAGCTGGACCTGGGGCCCACGGATGCGTGTCTCAACATCATGCCGCTGTTCCACATCCACGGGCTCGTGGCGGCGGTGCTGTCCAGCCTGGGCGCCGGAGGCCGCGTGGTGTGCTCCCCCGGCTTCAACGCCCTGCGCTTCTTCACCTGGTTCGAGGAGGTCCGCCCCACCTGGTACACGGCCGTGCCCACCATGCACCAGGCTCTGTTGGAGCGCGCCCGCCGCAACGCGGACAGCCTGAAGGGCCACCGGCTGCGCTTCATCCGGTCCTCCTCCGCGTCGCTGCCGCCGCAGGTGATGGAGGAACTGGAGCGCGTCTTCGGAGTGCCCGTCATCGAGAGCTACGGCATGACGGAGGCCGCGCACCAGATGGCCTCCAATCCGCTGCCACCGCGTCCCCGGTACGCAGGTTCGGTGGGGCTCGCCGCCGGGCCCGAGGTCGCCATCATGGACGACGCGGGCACGCTGCTGCCTCCGGGGACGCCCGGCGAAGTGGTCATCCGAGGTCCCAACGTCATGTCCGGCTACGTGAACAATCCCGAGGCCAACTCGCGCGCCTTCACGCACGGATGGTTCCGCACGGGCGATCAGGGCACGCTCGACGCGCAGGGCTACCTGCGGCTCACCGGCCGGCTGAAGGAGCTGATCAATCGCGGCGGCGAGAAGCTGAGCCCGCTGGAGGTGGACACCGTGTTGCTGGATCACCCCGCCGTGCAGCAGGCCGTGACGTTCGCCCTGCCCCATCCCAAGCTCGGTGAGGAGGTCGCCGCCGCGGTCATCCCGCGCGAAGGCCACCAACCCACCGAGCGCGAGCTGCGCGACTTCGTGGCGGCGCGCGTAGCGGACTTCAAGGTGCCCCGCCGCATCGTCTTCCTCACGGAGCTGCCCAAGGGCCCCACCGGCAAGGTGCAGCGCATCGGGCTCGCGGCGCGGCTGGGGCTCACGTCATGA
- a CDS encoding peptidoglycan DD-metalloendopeptidase family protein has protein sequence MLLAAALFGGCASTRGASASGLETAVQPESAGSGKPLSFALRPTHEEPELVAVRHRVAPGETMYRIAKTYGITVEELAQANGIKDPRELAVGQELMIPGSEPPTYGDPGPLSDEEPELVLSKPGQAPVSTPRRPVPAVSRKEEPPRARVVSGRPGAPSRPKLATQGMLDWPLRGVLYGRFGKKGKEPHDGIDLAAPAGTPVKTAQEGTVLYAGEQKGYGLIVIVEHAPPLITLYAHNRDLRVKTGQKVRRGQVIATVGESGRTSGPHVHFEVRVDGKPADPLEYLGVMPSASD, from the coding sequence GTGTTGCTCGCGGCCGCGCTGTTCGGCGGCTGCGCGAGCACCCGGGGCGCTTCCGCTTCGGGCCTGGAGACCGCCGTGCAGCCCGAGTCGGCGGGGAGCGGCAAGCCGCTGTCCTTCGCGCTGAGGCCCACGCACGAGGAGCCGGAGCTGGTGGCGGTGCGCCACCGCGTGGCCCCGGGCGAGACGATGTACCGCATCGCCAAGACGTACGGCATCACGGTGGAGGAGCTGGCCCAGGCCAACGGCATCAAGGACCCGCGCGAGCTGGCGGTGGGGCAGGAGCTGATGATCCCGGGCAGTGAGCCGCCGACGTACGGCGACCCGGGGCCGCTGTCCGACGAGGAGCCGGAGCTGGTGCTGTCGAAGCCGGGGCAGGCGCCGGTGTCCACGCCGCGCCGTCCGGTGCCGGCGGTGTCGCGCAAGGAGGAGCCGCCGAGGGCGCGCGTGGTGTCGGGGCGCCCGGGTGCGCCGTCGCGTCCGAAGCTCGCGACGCAGGGGATGCTCGACTGGCCGCTGCGCGGCGTGCTGTATGGCCGCTTCGGCAAGAAGGGGAAGGAGCCGCACGACGGCATCGACCTGGCGGCGCCCGCGGGCACGCCCGTCAAGACCGCTCAGGAGGGCACGGTCCTCTACGCGGGCGAGCAGAAGGGCTACGGCCTCATCGTCATCGTGGAGCACGCGCCGCCGCTGATCACGCTCTACGCGCACAACCGCGACCTGCGCGTGAAGACGGGGCAGAAGGTCCGGCGCGGGCAGGTCATCGCCACGGTGGGCGAGTCCGGCCGCACGTCCGGCCCGCACGTGCACTTCGAGGTGCGCGTGGACGGCAAGCCGGCGGATCCGCTGGAGTACCTGGGCGTGATGCCGTCCGCGTCCGACTAG
- a CDS encoding SDR family oxidoreductase, with the protein MSRQVALITGASAGLGVQFAEQFAKDGHDVILVARGVAKLEELARKLEQAHGVKAHVLPADLGQPSAPEQLFARVRELGLAVDFLVNNAGFGSSGAFLDQDIAREAEMVEVNCAALLKLTHLFARPMRERKQGRILNIASTAGFQPGPYMATYYATKAFVLSFTEALAVELEGTGVTVTCHCPGATRTEFADRAGNAESRLFKRPGVAEAPEVAGHAYAAMMKGRVVVIHGALNWLAAFSLRLSPRVVVRSIAAKLNQRG; encoded by the coding sequence ATGTCGCGGCAAGTGGCGCTCATCACCGGTGCATCGGCGGGGCTTGGGGTGCAGTTCGCGGAGCAGTTCGCGAAGGACGGGCACGACGTCATCCTCGTGGCGCGCGGCGTGGCGAAGCTGGAGGAGCTGGCCCGGAAGCTGGAGCAGGCGCACGGGGTGAAGGCGCACGTGCTGCCAGCGGACCTGGGACAGCCCTCCGCGCCAGAGCAGCTCTTCGCGCGCGTGCGGGAGCTGGGGCTCGCGGTGGACTTCCTCGTCAACAACGCGGGGTTCGGTTCCTCCGGAGCGTTCCTGGATCAGGACATCGCGCGCGAGGCGGAGATGGTGGAGGTCAACTGCGCCGCGCTCCTGAAGCTCACGCACCTGTTCGCGCGGCCCATGCGCGAGCGCAAGCAGGGGCGCATCCTCAACATCGCGTCCACGGCGGGCTTCCAGCCGGGGCCGTACATGGCCACGTACTACGCGACGAAGGCGTTCGTGCTGTCGTTCACGGAGGCGCTCGCGGTCGAGCTGGAGGGCACGGGCGTGACGGTGACCTGCCACTGTCCGGGCGCCACGCGCACGGAGTTCGCGGACCGCGCCGGCAACGCGGAGTCGCGCCTCTTCAAACGGCCGGGCGTGGCGGAGGCGCCCGAGGTCGCGGGCCATGCCTATGCGGCGATGATGAAGGGGCGGGTGGTCGTCATCCACGGCGCGCTCAACTGGCTGGCGGCCTTCTCATTGCGGCTCAGTCCCCGGGTCGTGGTGCGTTCCATCGCGGCGAAGCTCAACCAGCGGGGCTGA
- a CDS encoding 2-dehydropantoate 2-reductase produces MRVAIFGAGAIGGFLGVKLLQAGADVTFIARGPHLDAMRANGVTLTSGGETVTVRPHCTDSPDDAGPQDYVFLTLKAHALPAAAPQIARLLGPETALVTGINGVPYWYFHGLEGAYAGRHIESVDPGGVLLRTLPPERVIATVVYPAAEVVSPGVIVHTYNDRVTLGEPDGSKSPRVQALSRLMMKAGLKSPVRPRIRDEIWVKLWGNLAFNPLSALTGATLDVLARQPDLRAVARAMMLEAQAVAELLGTRFLIDVDQRIQGSAQVGAHKTSMLQDLERGRPMEIDALLGAVVELGQLTGKPMPTCENILALVRERARHSGGYPPRETPPAPQGT; encoded by the coding sequence ATGAGGGTCGCCATCTTCGGCGCGGGCGCCATCGGCGGGTTCCTCGGCGTCAAGCTGCTCCAGGCCGGCGCGGACGTGACGTTCATCGCGCGAGGCCCTCATCTGGACGCCATGCGCGCGAATGGCGTCACGCTCACCAGCGGCGGCGAGACGGTCACCGTGCGTCCGCATTGCACGGACTCACCCGACGACGCGGGCCCGCAGGACTACGTCTTCCTCACGCTCAAGGCCCACGCGCTGCCCGCCGCCGCACCTCAAATCGCGCGGCTGCTGGGCCCGGAGACGGCGCTCGTCACCGGCATCAACGGCGTGCCCTACTGGTACTTCCACGGACTCGAAGGCGCATACGCGGGCCGCCACATCGAGAGCGTGGACCCCGGCGGAGTGCTGCTGCGCACCCTGCCTCCCGAGCGCGTCATCGCCACCGTGGTGTACCCGGCCGCTGAGGTCGTCTCCCCCGGCGTCATCGTGCACACGTACAACGACCGCGTGACGCTGGGAGAACCCGACGGCAGCAAGAGCCCCCGCGTGCAGGCCCTCTCACGGCTCATGATGAAGGCCGGGCTCAAGTCGCCCGTGCGCCCCCGCATCCGCGACGAAATCTGGGTGAAGCTCTGGGGCAACCTCGCCTTCAATCCGCTGTCGGCACTCACCGGCGCGACGCTCGACGTGCTCGCGCGCCAGCCGGACCTGCGCGCGGTGGCTCGCGCGATGATGCTGGAGGCCCAGGCCGTGGCGGAGCTGCTGGGCACGCGCTTCCTCATCGACGTGGATCAGCGCATCCAGGGCTCGGCCCAGGTTGGCGCGCACAAGACGTCCATGCTTCAAGACCTGGAGCGCGGGCGCCCCATGGAGATCGACGCGCTGCTGGGCGCCGTCGTGGAGCTGGGCCAGCTCACCGGCAAGCCCATGCCCACCTGCGAGAACATCCTCGCCCTGGTGCGCGAGCGTGCGCGTCACAGCGGCGGCTATCCGCCCCGCGAAACACCCCCCGCGCCCCAAGGCACCTAG